In the Telopea speciosissima isolate NSW1024214 ecotype Mountain lineage chromosome 2, Tspe_v1, whole genome shotgun sequence genome, one interval contains:
- the LOC122651375 gene encoding uncharacterized protein LOC122651375 has protein sequence MGEEEPNLAPSPRRSSLSQPTTKGEDAPPLLPLPQPCVRFDPSRMIGIIKRKALIKDLAAVYHAECLSYCQQLLELQRKWEEPVVDNKAFGEVKKETIRPPKRVKKTREGR, from the exons ATGGgtgaagaagaaccaaatcttgCTCCTTCTCCTCGTCGTTCGTCGTTGTCTCAACCAACCACAAAAGGAGAGGatgctcctcctcttcttccactACCACAACCATGTGTTCGATTCGATCCCAGCCGAA TGATTGGCATTATCAAAAGGAAGGCCCTGATTAAAGATTTAGCCGCTGTATACCATGCGGAGTGTCTTTCCTACTGTCAACAACTTTTGGAGCTCCAAAGGAAATGGGAAGAG CCAGTCGTGGACAACAAAGCTTTTGGGGAGGTGAAGAAGGAGACAATAAGGCCACCCAAACGAGTGAAGAAGACCCGTGAGGGAAGATAG
- the LOC122651374 gene encoding endoplasmic reticulum oxidoreductin-1-like isoform X1, whose translation MVKPEMAEKKKKKPSWRWVWLPGAVLTVFLAIAAPKIYHFGRSDQKPCQCEDLRKFSGIVEDCCCDYETVDSLNKEVLHPLLQELVKIPFFRYFKVKLWCDCPFWPDDGMCRLRDCSVCECPENEIPETFKKPLNRGFLSENLVCQEEKPQAIIDRTLDTKAFRGWIETDNPWTNDDETDNSEMTYVNLQLNPERFTGYTGPSARRIWDAIYTENCPKYPSGEFCQEKKVLYKLISGLHSSISIHIASDYLLDEANNLWDKNLEIMNDRVLKYPDRVKNLYFTFLFVLRAVTKAADYLEQAEYDTGNPSEDLKTQSLMKQLLYNPKLRAACPLPFDEAKLWQGQSGPELKQQIQKQFRNISALMDCVGCEKCRLWGKLQVLGLGTALKILFSVDGENQTNQPLQLQRNEVIALVNLLNRLSESVKMMGPTIEKIMEGQVSMPAAQSSVLQTMRDFVVRTWSRNSV comes from the exons ATGGTGAAACCGGAGAtggcagagaagaagaagaagaagcccagTTGGAGATGGGTATGGCTTCCTGGAGCTGTCCTCACAGTATTTCTCGCAATTGCAGCTCCGAAGATCTATCATTTCGGTCGCAGTGATCAAAAGCCCTGCCAGTGTGAG GATTTACGCAAGTTTAGTGGCATTGTGGAGGATTGTTGTTGTGATTATGAGACTGTTGACAGTCTTAATAAGGAAGTGTTGCATCCGCTGCTCCAAGAGCTCGTTAAAATCCCATTTTTCCGATATTTCAAG GTTAAACTGTGGTGTGATTGCCCTTTTTGGCCTGATGATGGTATGTGCCGTCTCCGGGATTGTAGTGTTTGTGAATGTCCAGAAAATGAGATTCCAGAAACATTTAAGAAGCCCCTCAATCGAGGATTTTTATCGGAAAATCTGGTGTGCCAAGAGGAAAAGCCACAAGCTATTATTGACCGCACTCTAGATACTAAAGCGTTTAGAGGATGGATAGAAACAGACAATCCATGGACAAATGATGATGAGACTGATAACT CTGAGATGACATATGTAAATCTCCAACTGAACCCTGAACGTTTCACTGGCTATACTGGTCCATCAGCTAGAAGGATATGGGATGCTATTTACACAGAGAACTGTCCAAAAT ATCCATCTGGAGAGTTTTGCCAAGAGAAGAAAGTGTTGTACAAGTTGATATCTGGACTCCACTCCTCCATTTCTATCCACATAGCTTCTGATTATCTCCTTGACGAAGCTAACAACTTG TGGGATAAAAATCTCGAGATTATGAATGATCGGGTGTTAAAATACCCAGATCGTGTTAAGAACCTGTActtcacttttctttttgttctccGAGCTGTGACAAAA GCAGCAGATTATTTGGAACAGGCTGAGTATGACACTGGCAACCCATCTGAGGACCTGAAAACACAGTCCCTGATGAAGCAGCTACTCTATAATCCAAAGTTACGAGCTGCATGCCCACTTCCATTTGATGAAGCCAAGCTATGGCAAGGTCAAAGTGGACCAGAGCTGAAGCAGCAGATTCAGAAACAATTCAGAAACATCAG TGCATTGATGGATTGTGTAGGTTGCGAAAAGTGCCGATTGTGGGGAAAGCTTCAAGTTCTTGGCTTAGGTACTGCATTGAAGATCCTCTTTTCTGTTGATGGTGAAAACCAAACAAATCAACCT CTGCAGCTGCAGCGGAATGAAGTGATTGCCCTGGTAAACCTCCTCAATCGACTATCAGAATCTGTCAAAATGATGGGACCCACTATCGAAAAGATCATGGAGGGACAAGTTTCAATGCCTGCTGCCCAAAGTAGTGTACTCCAAACAATGCGAGATTTTGTAGTCAGGACATG GTCAAGAAACAGTGTTTAA
- the LOC122651374 gene encoding endoplasmic reticulum oxidoreductin-1-like isoform X2 encodes MKKKQKKKKKPSWRWVWLPGAVLTVFLAIAAPKIYHFGRSDQKPCQCEDLRKFSGIVEDCCCDYETVDSLNKEVLHPLLQELVKIPFFRYFKVKLWCDCPFWPDDGMCRLRDCSVCECPENEIPETFKKPLNRGFLSENLVCQEEKPQAIIDRTLDTKAFRGWIETDNPWTNDDETDNSEMTYVNLQLNPERFTGYTGPSARRIWDAIYTENCPKYPSGEFCQEKKVLYKLISGLHSSISIHIASDYLLDEANNLWDKNLEIMNDRVLKYPDRVKNLYFTFLFVLRAVTKAADYLEQAEYDTGNPSEDLKTQSLMKQLLYNPKLRAACPLPFDEAKLWQGQSGPELKQQIQKQFRNISALMDCVGCEKCRLWGKLQVLGLGTALKILFSVDGENQTNQPLQLQRNEVIALVNLLNRLSESVKMMGPTIEKIMEGQVSMPAAQSSVLQTMRDFVVRTWSRNSV; translated from the exons agaagaagaagaagaagcccagTTGGAGATGGGTATGGCTTCCTGGAGCTGTCCTCACAGTATTTCTCGCAATTGCAGCTCCGAAGATCTATCATTTCGGTCGCAGTGATCAAAAGCCCTGCCAGTGTGAG GATTTACGCAAGTTTAGTGGCATTGTGGAGGATTGTTGTTGTGATTATGAGACTGTTGACAGTCTTAATAAGGAAGTGTTGCATCCGCTGCTCCAAGAGCTCGTTAAAATCCCATTTTTCCGATATTTCAAG GTTAAACTGTGGTGTGATTGCCCTTTTTGGCCTGATGATGGTATGTGCCGTCTCCGGGATTGTAGTGTTTGTGAATGTCCAGAAAATGAGATTCCAGAAACATTTAAGAAGCCCCTCAATCGAGGATTTTTATCGGAAAATCTGGTGTGCCAAGAGGAAAAGCCACAAGCTATTATTGACCGCACTCTAGATACTAAAGCGTTTAGAGGATGGATAGAAACAGACAATCCATGGACAAATGATGATGAGACTGATAACT CTGAGATGACATATGTAAATCTCCAACTGAACCCTGAACGTTTCACTGGCTATACTGGTCCATCAGCTAGAAGGATATGGGATGCTATTTACACAGAGAACTGTCCAAAAT ATCCATCTGGAGAGTTTTGCCAAGAGAAGAAAGTGTTGTACAAGTTGATATCTGGACTCCACTCCTCCATTTCTATCCACATAGCTTCTGATTATCTCCTTGACGAAGCTAACAACTTG TGGGATAAAAATCTCGAGATTATGAATGATCGGGTGTTAAAATACCCAGATCGTGTTAAGAACCTGTActtcacttttctttttgttctccGAGCTGTGACAAAA GCAGCAGATTATTTGGAACAGGCTGAGTATGACACTGGCAACCCATCTGAGGACCTGAAAACACAGTCCCTGATGAAGCAGCTACTCTATAATCCAAAGTTACGAGCTGCATGCCCACTTCCATTTGATGAAGCCAAGCTATGGCAAGGTCAAAGTGGACCAGAGCTGAAGCAGCAGATTCAGAAACAATTCAGAAACATCAG TGCATTGATGGATTGTGTAGGTTGCGAAAAGTGCCGATTGTGGGGAAAGCTTCAAGTTCTTGGCTTAGGTACTGCATTGAAGATCCTCTTTTCTGTTGATGGTGAAAACCAAACAAATCAACCT CTGCAGCTGCAGCGGAATGAAGTGATTGCCCTGGTAAACCTCCTCAATCGACTATCAGAATCTGTCAAAATGATGGGACCCACTATCGAAAAGATCATGGAGGGACAAGTTTCAATGCCTGCTGCCCAAAGTAGTGTACTCCAAACAATGCGAGATTTTGTAGTCAGGACATG GTCAAGAAACAGTGTTTAA